The following are encoded together in the Streptomyces rapamycinicus NRRL 5491 genome:
- a CDS encoding uroporphyrinogen-III synthase — translation MHREQTGAAGDETPVGPLAGFTVGVTAARRADELGALLRRRGAEVMHAPALRIVPLADDSELLAATKQLIDSAPDVVVATTAIGFRGWVEAADGWGLGDALLDRLSEVRLLARGPKVRGAIRAAGLTEEWYPASESMAEVLERLLEEGVEGHRIAVQLHGEPLPGFVESLRAGGAEVVGVPVYRWMPPEDIGPVDRLLDATVARALDAVTFTSAPAAASLLDRAERRGMRDELLDALRHDVLPACVGPVTALPLEAHDIPTSQPERFRLGPLVQLLTAELPGRVRPLPVAGRWLEIRGHAVVVDGELRTVPPAGMALLRALARRPGWVVARSELLRSLPGAGRDEHAVETAMARLRTALGSPKLIQTVVKRGYRLALDPSADTKYADV, via the coding sequence ATGCACCGAGAACAGACCGGAGCCGCGGGCGACGAGACGCCCGTCGGCCCTCTCGCCGGATTCACCGTGGGAGTCACCGCCGCGCGCCGCGCGGATGAGCTCGGCGCCCTGCTGCGGCGCCGCGGCGCGGAGGTGATGCACGCGCCCGCGCTGCGGATCGTGCCACTGGCCGACGACTCCGAACTCCTCGCGGCCACGAAGCAGTTGATCGACAGCGCACCGGATGTCGTGGTCGCCACCACCGCCATCGGCTTCCGTGGCTGGGTCGAGGCCGCCGACGGCTGGGGCCTGGGCGACGCCCTGCTCGACCGGCTGAGCGAGGTGCGGCTGCTGGCCCGCGGGCCCAAGGTGCGCGGGGCGATCCGGGCCGCCGGGCTCACCGAGGAGTGGTACCCGGCCTCCGAGTCGATGGCCGAGGTGCTCGAGCGGCTGCTGGAAGAGGGCGTCGAGGGCCACCGCATCGCCGTCCAGCTGCACGGCGAGCCGCTGCCCGGCTTCGTCGAGTCGCTGCGGGCCGGGGGAGCGGAGGTGGTCGGGGTGCCGGTCTACCGCTGGATGCCACCGGAGGACATCGGACCGGTGGACCGGCTGCTGGACGCGACGGTGGCCCGCGCCCTGGACGCCGTCACCTTCACGAGTGCGCCCGCCGCCGCGAGCCTGCTGGACCGGGCGGAGCGGCGCGGAATGCGCGACGAGCTGCTGGACGCGCTCCGCCATGATGTGCTGCCCGCGTGTGTCGGACCGGTCACCGCGCTACCACTGGAGGCCCACGACATTCCCACCTCCCAGCCCGAACGGTTCAGGCTCGGGCCGCTGGTGCAGCTGCTGACCGCGGAACTCCCCGGGCGGGTGCGGCCGTTGCCGGTCGCCGGGCGGTGGCTGGAGATCCGCGGCCACGCGGTGGTCGTGGACGGGGAGCTGCGTACGGTGCCGCCCGCCGGGATGGCGTTGCTGCGGGCCCTGGCCCGCCGGCCCGGCTGGGTCGTGGCGCGGTCGGAGCTTTTGCGGTCGTTGCCGGGGGCTGGGCGCGATGAGCATGCGGTGGAGACGGCGATGGCTCGGCTGCGGACGGCTCTTGGCTCGCCCAAGCTGATCCAGACGGTGGTCAAGCGGGGGTATCGGCTGGCGCTCGATCCGTCGGCCGACACGAAGTACGCGGACGTGTAG